One window of the Gordonia westfalica genome contains the following:
- a CDS encoding acyl-CoA dehydrogenase family protein yields MRIAYTDQQSELRRELRAYFSNLMTEERRAALSGGDGELGEGDAYRDVVEQMGADGWLALGWPTEFGGQNRSMMDQLIFTDEAAIAGAPVPFLTINSVAPTIMHYGTEEQKAFFLPRIAAGKLHFSIGYSEPGAGTDLAALRTTAVRDGDDYVINGQKMWTSLVPYADYIWLACRTDPSTLQEGGKKHKGISVLIVPTTAEGFSYTPVHTMSGVDTSATYYQDVRVPTSAIVGDEGGGWPLVTNQLNNERVALCSAAPIQTALRETIAWAQHTKTGDGHRVIDAPWVQQNLARVHAKVEFLKLINWKIASIAGSGEAPSPADASATKVYGTEFATEAYRLLMEVVGPAATLRTGSPGTHLNGRLERFQRTSLILTFGGGTNEVQRDIIAMLALGLPHQRR; encoded by the coding sequence ATGCGAATCGCCTATACCGATCAACAATCCGAGCTCCGGCGGGAGCTCCGCGCCTACTTCTCGAACCTGATGACCGAGGAGCGTCGGGCGGCGCTGTCCGGCGGCGACGGCGAGCTCGGCGAAGGTGATGCCTACCGCGACGTCGTCGAGCAGATGGGTGCCGACGGATGGCTCGCTCTGGGCTGGCCCACCGAGTTCGGCGGCCAGAACCGGTCGATGATGGATCAGCTGATCTTCACCGACGAGGCCGCCATCGCAGGTGCCCCCGTCCCCTTCCTCACCATCAACTCCGTGGCGCCGACGATCATGCACTACGGCACCGAGGAACAGAAGGCGTTCTTCCTGCCGCGCATCGCCGCAGGCAAGCTGCACTTCTCCATCGGCTACTCGGAGCCGGGCGCCGGCACCGACCTCGCCGCGTTGCGCACCACCGCGGTCCGCGACGGCGACGACTACGTGATCAACGGCCAGAAGATGTGGACGAGCCTGGTCCCCTACGCCGACTACATCTGGCTCGCCTGCCGGACAGATCCGTCGACGCTGCAGGAAGGCGGCAAGAAGCACAAGGGCATCTCGGTGCTCATCGTGCCGACCACGGCCGAGGGTTTCAGCTACACCCCGGTGCACACCATGTCGGGTGTCGACACCAGCGCCACCTACTACCAGGACGTGCGGGTACCGACGTCGGCGATCGTCGGCGACGAGGGCGGCGGGTGGCCGCTGGTGACCAACCAGCTCAACAACGAGCGGGTCGCCCTGTGCAGCGCGGCACCGATCCAGACCGCGTTGCGCGAGACCATCGCATGGGCGCAGCACACCAAGACCGGCGACGGCCACCGTGTCATCGATGCCCCGTGGGTACAGCAGAACCTCGCCCGGGTGCACGCGAAGGTCGAGTTCCTCAAGCTCATCAACTGGAAGATCGCCTCGATTGCCGGCTCCGGCGAGGCGCCGAGCCCCGCCGACGCCTCGGCGACCAAGGTGTACGGCACCGAGTTCGCCACCGAGGCCTATCGGTTGCTGATGGAGGTCGTCGGACCGGCCGCGACGCTGCGCACGGGAAGCCCCGGCACCCACCTCAACGGTCGGCTCGAACGCTTCCAGCGCACCTCGCTGATCCTCACCTTCGGCGGCGGGACCAACGAGGTCCAGCGCGACATCATCGCCATGCTCGCCCTCGGCCTGCCGCATCAGCGTCGCTGA
- a CDS encoding ferredoxin: MRIKADFDLCESNAICVGMAPDFFDLDDDDYLVILQEEIPADRVEELRQVAANCPKSALSVEED; encoded by the coding sequence ATGCGTATCAAGGCAGATTTCGACCTTTGCGAGTCCAACGCCATCTGTGTGGGGATGGCGCCGGATTTCTTCGACCTGGATGACGACGACTACCTGGTCATTCTGCAGGAGGAGATCCCTGCGGACCGCGTCGAGGAACTGCGGCAGGTGGCGGCCAACTGCCCCAAGTCCGCACTCTCGGTCGAAGAGGACTGA